In Natronococcus sp. AD-5, the genomic window AACACTCGCTGTAGTGGCCGTTGCGCTGCTCGTAGCCCTGTCGGGGTGTGCTGCCCTCGACGGAGTGATGACCGACGATCAGTCGAACGGGACGGACGACGGGACGGAACTCAAGGGCGCAGACGACGAGACGAACGAGAGTAGCGACGATGAAGCGAACGAGAATAACGACGACGAATCGGAAGCGGAAGACGACACCGACGAGGAGACGACGGAATCCGACGACGAAGACGGGACGGCGGAGGCGGAGTGGGAGCCGCCGAAAGAACCGAATCGACCGATGGAAGACGAGCGCGAAGACCGGATCGAATCCGTCGAGTTCGTCGACAAAGAGCCCGCCGAGGACGGCGAGGGGTACTCGAACTTCAACCTCGAGGTCGTCGCCAACACCAGCATGGAGAACATCGACCCGCCGGAGCACGGTGACGTGGTCGGCGAGCCGTACTTCTTCGTCAAGATCAACGAGGGGGCCGACAACCAGAAGATCGTCGAACGAACGGACCAGGTCGACATGGACGAAAACGGGACGTTCCACATCGACGTGCGACCGGCCGGCATCGAAGAGTTCGGCGAACGTTTGCTGACCGTCGAGGTCTTCCTGATGGACGAGGACAAGGACTGGGACGACATCTACGACGCCGTCGCGACGCAGATCCACTTCAATCCCGGGACCGAGGCGGACGGCGACGCCGGTGACGACACGAACGGCACCGACGACGAGTCGGAGTCGAACGAGTAACTGATCGCGCCCGGACGGTCGACTCCGACGACGACGTCAATCGAGTTCGGTCGGATCGATCTCGGGCAGCGTGATGAGGTTCTCGCGACCGATCCGGAGTTTCTCGATCTCCTCGTCGTCGTCCATTTTCGAGAGGAGCTGTGACACTTTGGCGTTCGACCAGCCCGTCTCCGTGACGATCGAAGCCTGTTTCATCCGGCCGCCGTTTCGCCTGAGCAGTCGAAGGACGCGCTCTTCGTCGCTCAACAGTTCGGGATCGACCTCCTCGTCGTCCGCCTCGTCGTACGCGAACTCCTGGCTCGATTCGTCGAGCCGATCCGCGGTCGCGGGGGTGAGCTCTGGCGGCGAGCGCGCTTCCGACGCAGCACCGGCACCACCCCGCGGGTCGGTCTCTCCGGTCGTCTCGTCGTCCTCCGCGTTCGACCACGGTACCCGCACCCGCTCGAGCGGGAGTTCGATCGGCCGCTCGTGGTCGGTCGACTGACGTGCGAGGACGTAGCTCGTGGTGCCGACCGCCAGGACGAGGAAGAAGAGCCCGCCGACGAGCCAGCCCACGCTGGGGAGCAAGAAGCCGTTGATGGGTCCGGAGCCGTCGTCGACGCCGGCCCCGCGGAGGAAGACGACCTCGAGTTCGTCGTCGCTGAACTGGTACGGTCCGTCGATGATCAGCGCGCCGTCCTGTGGACTGACCGGAAGGTTGTAATCGTGGAAGCCGTAGTTCGGTGGCGACTGGACGACGAGGCGCTGGTCGTCGTCGAGCATCGAGAGCCAGGGACCGTCGGCGGTCTGGAACGCGTCGCCGAAGTAGATCCGGCCATCGTCCACCGTCGCGAAGTTGGTCCAGGTAAACGAGTAGGAGAGAACGCCGATCTTGGCGTCGTTCTCGACGTCCTCGTCGTCGGGGGATTCAATACGCGGCTCCTCCCAGCCGTCGTCTTCGATCGACATCTCGCGGTCGGTCGTCTCCTCGGCAGTTCCGACGTGCGGCTCGAACAGGTCGCGATCGTAGGCGGCGTCGCGGTCGCCGGACCTGACCGCGTCGGCGTACTCGGAGAACGCCTCGACGTCCTCGTCGTCGGTCAGGAGAAACCGACTTTCGATCGTCCACTCGGCGTCGCCGTCCGCGGTCACGTTGATCCGGATCACCTGCGCCGGATCGGCGTCAGTGGGTGACGACTGCCCGCCGACTGCAGGCTGGTTTACGTCCGCCGTCGCGGGCGTCGACGCGTGTGCTTCCGCCGGAGCGTGAGCCGTCGATGCTGGTGCGGATACCAACGACGCGGCGGCCACCGTTCCCGGGAGGGAAGCGGCGAGGAGGACCACCAGAGCGAGCGTTACGGCGGCGGATAACCGCATGTGTATCACCCGGTGGTCTCTCAGAGGAAAAAACACTTTCCATACGAAAATAAAACGTTTTAGCTAACACTGAACGGTCTTCGACCCGCTGTGCCGTTCGTTCATCCTCGTGACTGGTCGACCGGCTTTTATATCAGGAGTGTGTACGGTGGAGCGATGAACAGCGCGACAGCCGTCCTCCTCGCGTTGCTACTCGTCGTCTCGCTTCCCGCGATGGCCGTCACTGCGACCGAGTCCGGGGCGGGAAGCGAGGAGGACGATCCGGCCAGCGTCGACGAATCTCCGCGACAGAACGAATCCCAGTACGCTGCTCCGGTCGAAGCCAATAATACGACGAACCGCCTTCCGCTCGACGGCGAAATCAGAAGCGAGCACACCGATCACAGCAACGATCTCGGAACGGCACTCGCAAGTCGCGACGACGAACTCCGGGTCGATCACGAACAGTACACCCTGGTCGACAGCGGGTTCGACGACGCCTCGACCGAAGAACGGGCGGAGATGGTCCAGACGGCCTACGACCGGCTCAGAGAACGCGCCGACGAACTCGAGTCCCGCGAGCGCGAGGCCGTACGGGAACACGCCGAAGGCGACCGCTCGACCACCGAGCTGGTGCAGACGTTGATTCGAAATTACAACGAAGCGTCGATGCTCTCGGCCGTTCTTAGTGATCTGCAGGATCGGACCGATCGGATTCCCGGCTATTCGATTCCGACACAACAGGTACGCGGAGTCGAGAGGGTGTTCGACTTCCACCAGACCCCGATCCGCAGCGACCTCGAGTCGACGACGCAAACCAACCAGCACACGGAGCTGCTGGTCCAGACGTCAGAGAACGGGTACAGCATCTCGACGATCGACCGGGGAAGCTACACCGTCGAAACGACGCGGTTCGATCACCGGGACACCGACAAGCCAGACCAGTTCGCGGATATCGAAGTATCGGAGGCGCTCGACCGGACGATGGAATTCTATCCGTGGGCAGAAGAAGACGGCTCGCCCCGTTTCTGGGCCCTCAGGTCCAATAATCTATACTGGGCCGACGTCAGCCACAGCCAGGGTGTGCTCGAGGTATACGTCGACGGTGGGACCGCAAGCGTCCACCGTGAGATCCAGCAACTGTTCGTCACAGCGCTACCCGACGCAGACGAAACGAGCTGGACCGACGGCGATCTCGAGCTCTCGGTCGCCGAGACGCCCGCAAACGGACCGGCGAAGGTGACGGTGACCGGCGCGGACGACGACGAGCCGCGAGACGCGACGATCACGGTCGACGGAACCGAAGTGGGTGAAACCGGAGTCGACGGCGTACTGTGGATCTTGCCACCTGCAGACGAGTACGATATCGGAGTAGAGACGGGCGACGAGAGCGTCGAAGTGACGGTGTCGGACGACGAGGACTGAGCGACGGCGAGTCCTGACGAAGTACGGATCGCGGGGTTCGACGAGGGTTTATTTACGAAGGCACGGCCAGACGGGTCGTGCCCACGACGTCGATCGATCGAGCCGAGCGAGCGGACGGAATCGGCGGGCGCGGGATCGCTCCACTGGTCGGTATCGTTCTGCTCGTCGGCGTCACCGTCGCGCTGGCGGCGACCGTCGTCGCGATCGGGGCTAACACGTGGACCGTCGAGCCGACGCACACGACTGCGGACTTCGAACTCGCAGCCGACGGCGAACGGGGGACGATCACGATCGAATACGTTCACGGCGACGCGATCGCCGTCGACGATCTCTCGGTCACTGTGGCGGTGAACGGCGACTCGCTGTCGAAACAGCCGCCCGTCCCCTTCGTCGAAGCAGACGGGTTCGCCGGGGCACCACGCGGGCCGTTCAACGCGGCGAGCGACCGGACGTGGACGCCGGGAGAGCGAGCCGAGATCACGATCGCCGGAACGAACGAGCCGCAAATCGAGTCGAACGACTCGATCACGGTCACGCTCGCCGCCGACGATCGGCGCGTAGCGTCCCTCGAGACGACGGCGACCTGAAACCTACTCCGGAGCGCGGCCGATCGTCGTGATCGCGACTTCCGGTTCGTACGGCGGTCCCATAAATGCGTGTTTGACGTCATCGAAGCCGGCCGTCTTGAACATTCGGTCGGCCTCGTACTCGTCGTAAAAGAGCATTATCGCGTTCGCCAGTTTCTGCGTCACGGGGTTGTCGGGATAGTTCGGCCCGACGACCAGCACCTGGCCGCCGGGTTTCAGCACGCGGCGGAACTCGCGCAGGGCGAGAATCGGGTTCGGCCAGTACTCGATCGAACCGGACGACCAGACGACGTCGAAGGTATTCGTCGCGAACGGCAACCGCTCGGCGTCGCCGCGGTGGAAGTGTACCGGCGGCGCCCGCTTGCCGAACTTGGCGTAAGCCTGCTCGAGTTGGTGTTCGCTCTGGTCGACCGCGTACACCTCGTCGACGTGTTCGACCAACCCCTCGGTCGCGAAACCGGTGCCGCAGCCGACGTCGAGGACCGTCGTCTCCGCGTCGAGATCGAGCAGCTCGAGGGCGTCGTTTCGCATTTCCTCGGTCCAGATGAAGGGGTTCACCCGGTCGTAGACCTTCGAGAGGTACTTGTAGAACAGCCGGGCGCGAGCCTTGTTCTCGAGAACTCCCATTGGGGGTGGCTTTCGATCCGACTGGCATATGTCTGCTGTTCCCGGCCGGTG contains:
- a CDS encoding helix-turn-helix transcriptional regulator: MRLSAAVTLALVVLLAASLPGTVAAASLVSAPASTAHAPAEAHASTPATADVNQPAVGGQSSPTDADPAQVIRINVTADGDAEWTIESRFLLTDDEDVEAFSEYADAVRSGDRDAAYDRDLFEPHVGTAEETTDREMSIEDDGWEEPRIESPDDEDVENDAKIGVLSYSFTWTNFATVDDGRIYFGDAFQTADGPWLSMLDDDQRLVVQSPPNYGFHDYNLPVSPQDGALIIDGPYQFSDDELEVVFLRGAGVDDGSGPINGFLLPSVGWLVGGLFFLVLAVGTTSYVLARQSTDHERPIELPLERVRVPWSNAEDDETTGETDPRGGAGAASEARSPPELTPATADRLDESSQEFAYDEADDEEVDPELLSDEERVLRLLRRNGGRMKQASIVTETGWSNAKVSQLLSKMDDDEEIEKLRIGRENLITLPEIDPTELD
- a CDS encoding DUF7096 domain-containing protein, whose translation is MNSATAVLLALLLVVSLPAMAVTATESGAGSEEDDPASVDESPRQNESQYAAPVEANNTTNRLPLDGEIRSEHTDHSNDLGTALASRDDELRVDHEQYTLVDSGFDDASTEERAEMVQTAYDRLRERADELESREREAVREHAEGDRSTTELVQTLIRNYNEASMLSAVLSDLQDRTDRIPGYSIPTQQVRGVERVFDFHQTPIRSDLESTTQTNQHTELLVQTSENGYSISTIDRGSYTVETTRFDHRDTDKPDQFADIEVSEALDRTMEFYPWAEEDGSPRFWALRSNNLYWADVSHSQGVLEVYVDGGTASVHREIQQLFVTALPDADETSWTDGDLELSVAETPANGPAKVTVTGADDDEPRDATITVDGTEVGETGVDGVLWILPPADEYDIGVETGDESVEVTVSDDED
- a CDS encoding type IV pilin N-terminal domain-containing protein gives rise to the protein MPTTSIDRAERADGIGGRGIAPLVGIVLLVGVTVALAATVVAIGANTWTVEPTHTTADFELAADGERGTITIEYVHGDAIAVDDLSVTVAVNGDSLSKQPPVPFVEADGFAGAPRGPFNAASDRTWTPGERAEITIAGTNEPQIESNDSITVTLAADDRRVASLETTAT
- a CDS encoding methyltransferase domain-containing protein, translated to MGVLENKARARLFYKYLSKVYDRVNPFIWTEEMRNDALELLDLDAETTVLDVGCGTGFATEGLVEHVDEVYAVDQSEHQLEQAYAKFGKRAPPVHFHRGDAERLPFATNTFDVVWSSGSIEYWPNPILALREFRRVLKPGGQVLVVGPNYPDNPVTQKLANAIMLFYDEYEADRMFKTAGFDDVKHAFMGPPYEPEVAITTIGRAPE